The Chloroflexota bacterium genome contains a region encoding:
- a CDS encoding cysteine--tRNA ligase translates to MVKIYNTLTRQKEEFKPLVQDRVAMYVCGPNLYDPCHVGHAFSYIVFDTLKRYLRYRGYQVRHVQNFTDIEDRIIAKAQNQQTTIQALAETYIARFYREMDALNIERADAYPRATGVIGTIIQITQGLIEKGYAYQVEGDVYFRVRKDDDYGKLSHRRLDEMEAGARIAVDERKDDPLDFALWKASKPGEPSWDSPWGKGRPGWHIECSAMNLETHGEQIDIHGGGHDVIFPHHENEIAQSESYTGKTFARYWMHNALLRLSGDTSAEDKMSRHVGNTLWVKDALERHEPDAMRLYLLSTHYRTPLAWRDDDVDATARGLDRWRAALKDSTPTPTPTPNPSPASRGGEDALTQFAQQTREKFIAAMDDDLGSPQAIAALHELVREINRARAENAIPDALAPAQATLRELAGILGLTLTMRESSTLAAAPFIELLIAVRKDLRAAKQYALSDKVRDELAKLGIALEDGPQGTTWKSGA, encoded by the coding sequence CAGGACCGCGTGGCGATGTACGTCTGCGGTCCTAATCTTTATGATCCCTGCCACGTTGGACACGCGTTCTCGTACATCGTGTTCGATACGCTGAAACGTTACTTGCGTTATCGCGGCTACCAAGTGCGCCACGTCCAGAATTTCACCGACATCGAAGACCGCATCATCGCCAAAGCACAAAACCAACAGACGACGATTCAGGCGCTCGCCGAGACGTACATTGCGCGCTTTTATCGCGAGATGGACGCGCTCAACATCGAGCGCGCCGACGCGTATCCGCGCGCGACCGGCGTCATCGGCACGATCATCCAAATCACGCAAGGGCTGATCGAAAAAGGGTACGCATATCAAGTCGAAGGCGATGTCTATTTTCGTGTCCGCAAAGACGACGACTACGGCAAGCTCTCGCACCGCCGGCTCGACGAGATGGAAGCTGGCGCGCGCATCGCGGTGGACGAGCGCAAAGACGACCCGCTCGATTTCGCGTTGTGGAAAGCATCGAAACCGGGCGAACCCAGCTGGGACAGTCCCTGGGGCAAGGGTCGTCCGGGCTGGCACATCGAATGCTCCGCGATGAATCTCGAAACGCACGGCGAGCAGATTGACATTCACGGCGGCGGACACGACGTCATCTTTCCACATCACGAAAACGAAATCGCGCAGAGCGAATCGTACACCGGCAAAACGTTCGCGCGTTACTGGATGCACAACGCGCTCTTGCGTTTGAGCGGCGACACATCGGCTGAGGATAAAATGTCGCGCCATGTTGGCAACACACTGTGGGTCAAGGATGCGCTCGAACGGCACGAACCGGACGCGATGCGGCTTTACTTGCTTTCGACGCACTATCGCACGCCGCTCGCGTGGCGCGATGATGACGTGGACGCGACCGCGCGCGGACTCGACCGTTGGCGCGCCGCGCTCAAAGATTCTACCCCCACCCCCACCCCCACCCCCAACCCCTCCCCCGCTAGCAGGGGAGGCGAAGACGCGTTGACCCAGTTCGCGCAACAGACGCGCGAAAAATTCATCGCCGCGATGGACGACGACCTGGGTTCGCCGCAAGCGATTGCCGCGCTGCACGAACTCGTGCGCGAGATCAATCGCGCGCGCGCCGAAAACGCGATACCCGACGCGCTCGCGCCCGCGCAAGCGACTCTGCGCGAACTCGCGGGTATCCTGGGATTGACGCTGACGATGCGCGAATCGTCCACGCTTGCCGCCGCGCCCTTCATCGAATTGCTCATCGCCGTCCGCAAGGACTTGCGCGCTGCCAAACAGTATGCGCTCTCCGACAAGGTGCGCGACGAACTTGCAAAACTCGGCATCGCGCTCGAAGATGGTCCGCAAGGTACGACGTGGAAATCGGGCGCGTAG